A window of Paenibacillus polygoni contains these coding sequences:
- a CDS encoding SGNH/GDSL hydrolase family protein: METLAKLEVHPLSEIEHLKVHGRTTGRLSPLTLFWTGSAVEFNVRGSELWVEVEADYDTYEPWISILINSVPVSRQMVTAGRSFICVFRGMNKDVVKNVRIVKDMQAMSGDPENLLQIHAVKTDGDFLPVEEKPYKIEFIGDSITTGEGAIGARTEEDWIPMWCSAIHNYSTMTANKLQADYRILSQSGWGVLTSWDNNPRANMPDYYEKVCGILTGKKNEALGAFEENDFESWQPDVVVVNLGTNDGGAFYSPEWKDEVTGEIYKQRLHEDGSYHEEDIQSFENAAVRFLMKIRKYNKQAKIVWAYGMLGIPMMPAIYRAVDAFKQKTEDQNVSVFQLPNMTEETMGARSHPGATAHEKAAEELSAYLRSLL, from the coding sequence ATGGAAACGTTAGCTAAACTAGAAGTGCATCCCTTATCTGAGATTGAACATTTGAAAGTTCACGGACGAACGACAGGACGGCTTTCTCCGCTCACCTTATTCTGGACAGGAAGTGCAGTTGAATTCAATGTCAGAGGATCGGAATTATGGGTGGAAGTAGAGGCAGATTATGATACATATGAGCCTTGGATTAGTATCCTGATTAACTCGGTTCCTGTAAGCAGGCAAATGGTAACAGCGGGAAGAAGCTTTATTTGTGTATTTAGAGGGATGAATAAAGACGTTGTAAAAAATGTGCGTATAGTAAAAGACATGCAGGCAATGAGCGGAGACCCTGAAAATTTACTGCAGATTCATGCCGTAAAGACTGATGGAGACTTTCTGCCTGTGGAAGAGAAACCTTACAAAATTGAATTCATCGGGGACAGCATTACAACGGGAGAAGGAGCCATTGGTGCGAGAACGGAAGAGGATTGGATCCCGATGTGGTGCAGTGCAATTCACAATTACAGCACGATGACTGCAAATAAGTTACAAGCGGATTACCGAATTCTCTCTCAAAGTGGATGGGGTGTCCTTACAAGTTGGGATAACAATCCGCGTGCAAATATGCCCGATTATTATGAGAAGGTATGCGGTATTCTCACAGGAAAGAAAAATGAAGCTTTGGGCGCCTTTGAGGAAAATGATTTCGAATCATGGCAACCGGATGTGGTAGTCGTGAATCTCGGAACAAATGATGGAGGAGCATTCTATTCCCCTGAATGGAAGGATGAAGTAACGGGGGAGATCTATAAACAACGATTACATGAGGATGGTTCCTATCACGAGGAAGATATACAATCCTTTGAGAATGCGGCGGTTCGTTTTCTTATGAAGATAAGAAAGTATAACAAGCAGGCGAAAATCGTATGGGCTTACGGAATGTTAGGAATACCCATGATGCCAGCCATATACCGAGCGGTTGATGCATTTAAGCAGAAAACAGAAGACCAGAACGTCTCTGTATTCCAATTGCCAAATATGACAGAAGAAACAATGGGTGCCCGAAGCCACCCAGGGGCAACAGCCCACGAAAAAGCCGCTGAAGAGTTATCTGCATATCTCCGAAGTCTCCTATAA
- a CDS encoding tetratricopeptide repeat protein: MIKNKKQRYRFSEAPIWDLSRAYYEEKGMKAWNNDQVPQYITSNPMIAAAYAEMIFGFLQDRASQRHTTDPVTIVELGAGAGRLAYHVLLELYKLRDYAGISLPPFRYVMTDLAMSNVLAWKEHPALQSFIADGVLDFAKFDAVQDTELNLVMKGITISKGDVKQPLLVVANYFFCGIPQELLYIQDGNIYEADVFVEYPEHMDTLKPSEVLDQISLRYEHRRTPEYEQEAYPYRDVIAVYQAELEESHILFPAAGLTCLERLNQLSQEGFVLITADKGEHLLDYWRFSEPPELIMHGSFSLTANYHALQQVFEQRGAEALFSPHHYRNINVGCILQLDQPQDYSNTRLAYRRFIERFGPDEFYSMKEWVDQRIDSMGLQQILSFWRLGGYDAEFFIQSAKQISSLLPEARDEELLDIKRGIEIMWSSYYVMEQRYDLALDAGLVLFEMEMYEESKHYLEISIELCEDEEEIVSTVYYCLAICCFELEKIEEALHYLRKLLELEPDHEEALALLQGFEQ, encoded by the coding sequence ATGATAAAGAACAAAAAACAACGATACCGCTTTAGCGAAGCACCCATATGGGACTTATCGCGAGCTTATTATGAAGAAAAGGGAATGAAGGCATGGAATAATGACCAGGTCCCTCAATATATAACGAGTAATCCCATGATTGCTGCAGCTTATGCAGAGATGATATTTGGCTTTCTCCAAGATCGGGCCTCTCAAAGACATACCACAGATCCGGTTACGATCGTAGAGCTCGGAGCAGGAGCAGGACGACTTGCTTACCATGTACTTCTGGAGCTGTATAAACTCAGGGACTATGCGGGGATATCGCTGCCGCCTTTCCGCTATGTAATGACGGATCTTGCCATGAGTAATGTACTCGCTTGGAAAGAGCATCCGGCACTGCAATCTTTTATAGCGGATGGCGTACTTGATTTTGCAAAATTTGATGCCGTTCAAGACACGGAGCTGAATCTAGTGATGAAAGGCATCACGATTAGTAAAGGAGATGTAAAGCAACCTTTACTGGTTGTGGCTAATTACTTCTTCTGCGGAATTCCTCAGGAACTCCTTTATATTCAGGATGGAAACATATATGAGGCAGATGTTTTTGTGGAATATCCTGAACATATGGATACACTTAAACCATCAGAAGTATTAGACCAAATATCTTTGCGTTATGAACATAGGAGAACACCTGAGTATGAGCAGGAGGCATATCCTTATCGTGATGTCATTGCTGTTTATCAAGCAGAATTAGAAGAATCGCATATTTTATTTCCTGCAGCAGGACTCACTTGTTTGGAACGTTTGAATCAGTTGTCACAAGAAGGTTTTGTATTAATTACAGCAGATAAAGGAGAGCATTTACTCGACTACTGGAGATTCTCAGAGCCGCCGGAGCTGATTATGCACGGAAGTTTCTCATTAACAGCTAATTACCATGCACTTCAGCAAGTTTTTGAACAGAGAGGAGCCGAGGCATTATTCTCTCCGCATCACTATCGTAATATAAATGTCGGCTGTATTCTTCAGCTGGATCAGCCACAGGATTATTCAAATACAAGACTGGCTTATCGCCGGTTTATTGAGCGGTTTGGTCCCGATGAATTTTATAGTATGAAAGAATGGGTCGATCAAAGAATAGACAGTATGGGGTTGCAGCAGATTCTAAGCTTCTGGCGTCTCGGCGGATACGATGCAGAATTCTTTATTCAGAGTGCAAAGCAGATTAGCAGTCTGCTGCCGGAGGCAAGAGACGAAGAGCTGCTGGATATTAAAAGAGGTATTGAAATCATGTGGTCATCGTACTATGTGATGGAACAGCGCTATGACTTAGCACTCGATGCAGGATTAGTATTGTTTGAGATGGAGATGTATGAAGAGTCCAAACATTACTTAGAAATATCAATTGAGCTTTGCGAAGATGAGGAAGAGATCGTATCTACCGTCTACTATTGTTTAGCAATATGCTGCTTCGAGTTAGAGAAGATTGAAGAAGCACTTCATTATCTCAGAAAACTGTTAGAACTTGAACCCGATCATGAGGAAGCTTTAGCTTTGTTACAAGGGTTTGAACAATAA
- a CDS encoding protein adenylyltransferase SelO, which produces MNKKEISDAGWNYDNSYSRLPDLFYTRQEPEPVRSPHFVIFNDELAKTLGLDEQVLNSDQGASVLAGNEIPEGADPLAQAYAGHQFGYFNMLGDGRAVLMGEQVTPSGERFDIQLKGSGRTPYSRQGDGRASLGPMLREYIMSEAMHGLGIPTTRSLAVVKTGELIIRETYLPGAILTRVAASHLRVGTFQYAASWGTKEDLKSLADFALQRHFPDLANAENPYLHLLQEVIRRQALLISKWQLVGFIHGVMNTDNMTISGETIDYGPCAFLDDYDPATVFSSIDREGRYAYGNQPSIAGWNLTRLAEALLPLLHEDTEQGVSLAQDVLAEFPKLYRQHWLAGMRAKLGLYTEVQEDETLIEDLLTMMYKQDADYTNTFRSLTLQKPEEVAMYGSDEFNFWFEQWQARLDTQPETKAEAYELMRRSNPAVIPRNHRVEAALEAAVNQADYSVMEQLLDVLKDPYAYTAEQAEFAALPPKSAVPYRTYCGT; this is translated from the coding sequence ATGAATAAAAAGGAAATCTCAGATGCAGGCTGGAATTATGACAACAGCTACTCCCGTCTGCCTGATCTATTCTATACCCGCCAAGAGCCTGAACCGGTACGTTCACCACATTTCGTTATATTTAATGATGAACTAGCGAAGACCCTTGGACTAGATGAACAGGTGCTAAATAGTGATCAAGGTGCAAGCGTGCTTGCAGGTAACGAAATCCCAGAAGGGGCTGATCCGCTTGCTCAAGCTTATGCAGGTCATCAGTTTGGGTATTTCAACATGCTTGGGGATGGACGAGCTGTGCTCATGGGGGAACAGGTTACACCATCCGGTGAGAGATTTGATATCCAGCTCAAGGGATCAGGCAGAACACCATATTCAAGACAGGGAGACGGCCGGGCATCGCTTGGACCAATGCTGCGTGAGTATATCATGAGTGAAGCAATGCATGGTCTTGGAATTCCGACAACCCGTAGTCTTGCCGTGGTGAAGACAGGTGAACTGATTATTCGTGAAACCTATCTGCCGGGCGCTATTCTAACCAGAGTAGCAGCAAGCCACCTGCGTGTAGGAACATTTCAGTACGCTGCGAGTTGGGGCACGAAAGAGGATCTGAAATCCCTAGCTGACTTCGCTTTACAAAGGCATTTTCCAGATTTGGCGAATGCAGAGAACCCATATCTCCATCTGCTTCAAGAAGTAATTCGAAGACAGGCCCTTCTTATAAGTAAATGGCAGTTAGTCGGCTTTATTCATGGCGTGATGAATACCGATAATATGACGATCAGCGGAGAGACCATTGATTATGGTCCTTGTGCATTCCTCGACGATTATGACCCGGCAACCGTATTTAGTTCCATTGATCGGGAGGGGCGGTATGCCTATGGAAATCAGCCAAGTATTGCGGGTTGGAATCTCACAAGATTAGCAGAGGCCTTACTGCCCTTGCTGCATGAGGACACGGAGCAGGGAGTGAGTCTGGCCCAAGACGTACTAGCTGAATTTCCTAAGTTATATCGTCAGCACTGGCTGGCGGGAATGAGAGCAAAACTAGGGTTATATACGGAAGTGCAGGAGGATGAAACCCTGATCGAAGATCTGCTTACCATGATGTACAAGCAAGATGCCGATTACACGAACACATTCCGTTCTCTAACTTTGCAAAAGCCTGAAGAGGTGGCCATGTACGGGAGTGATGAATTCAATTTTTGGTTTGAGCAGTGGCAGGCAAGACTAGACACACAACCAGAAACAAAGGCTGAGGCCTATGAGCTGATGCGTCGCAGTAATCCTGCCGTGATTCCTCGTAACCACCGGGTAGAAGCGGCGTTAGAGGCAGCAGTAAATCAAGCAGACTACAGCGTTATGGAGCAGCTGCTAGATGTGCTTAAAGACCCTTATGCCTATACAGCTGAACAAGCTGAATTTGCTGCACTACCGCCGAAATCAGCTGTACCGTACCGGACCTATTGCGGGACCTGA
- a CDS encoding MarR family winged helix-turn-helix transcriptional regulator gives MERQPFFELIHSMDKVTNQLIIEWNKTFHEDLGISQIIVLGHLKMNGKSRPSDIAKTLGLTPPTLSYLSDKLVKRKFANRLTHESDRRVIYLEITDDGVDVLNRATQAGEKLRMNLFKKLTEQERDQLIHLYQKLNSEE, from the coding sequence ATGGAAAGACAACCCTTTTTTGAACTTATACATAGTATGGATAAGGTTACCAATCAATTAATTATTGAGTGGAATAAAACATTTCACGAAGACCTCGGTATTTCGCAAATTATTGTGCTCGGACATTTAAAAATGAATGGAAAAAGCCGGCCATCGGACATTGCAAAAACACTCGGACTTACTCCTCCCACGCTCAGTTATTTATCAGATAAATTGGTAAAGAGAAAGTTCGCTAATCGGTTGACGCATGAAAGTGATCGCCGTGTGATCTATTTGGAAATTACAGATGATGGTGTAGATGTTTTGAATAGAGCAACCCAAGCAGGTGAGAAACTGCGTATGAATCTATTTAAGAAGTTAACAGAGCAAGAACGAGATCAATTAATTCATTTATACCAAAAACTAAATAGTGAAGAGTAA
- a CDS encoding SDR family NAD(P)-dependent oxidoreductase: MGKLDNKVAIITGGASGIGESMVDLFVQEGAIVIAADINEAALEKASQKENVYGLKLNVASDESWKELAKEVNDRFGKIDILVNNAGISSEKPFAEINEEDWQKMLSINGFGPFAGMKHVTPYMAAQKKGSIINISSYTAIIGQGFNHYSASKGSVRALSKAAATTFGRQGIRVNALFPGIIETPMTKNLSTSRDLLDRLVQATPLQRLGQPSDIAQAALFLASDDSSYISGAELVIDGGFSAQ; this comes from the coding sequence ATGGGTAAATTAGATAATAAAGTAGCAATTATTACGGGTGGGGCTTCCGGTATTGGAGAATCCATGGTGGATCTATTCGTACAAGAAGGTGCTATTGTCATTGCAGCAGATATCAATGAGGCAGCACTGGAAAAAGCAAGCCAAAAAGAAAATGTATACGGATTGAAATTAAACGTTGCTTCTGATGAAAGTTGGAAAGAACTAGCTAAAGAAGTAAACGATCGTTTTGGCAAAATCGATATCCTTGTTAACAATGCAGGTATCTCTTCTGAGAAACCTTTCGCAGAAATCAACGAAGAAGACTGGCAAAAAATGCTTTCCATTAATGGATTTGGACCATTTGCAGGTATGAAACATGTAACTCCTTACATGGCTGCTCAAAAGAAAGGTTCGATCATTAATATTTCTTCTTACACCGCAATCATCGGTCAAGGATTTAACCACTATTCTGCATCCAAAGGTTCTGTACGTGCTTTATCTAAAGCAGCAGCTACGACTTTCGGACGTCAAGGAATTCGCGTAAACGCTTTGTTCCCAGGAATCATTGAAACGCCAATGACTAAAAACTTGAGCACTTCAAGAGATCTGTTAGATCGTTTGGTACAAGCAACTCCACTGCAACGTTTGGGTCAACCTAGCGATATTGCACAAGCTGCTTTGTTCCTTGCTTCTGATGATTCTTCTTATATCTCAGGTGCTGAATTAGTCATTGACGGCGGGTTCTCTGCTCAATAA
- a CDS encoding NupC/NupG family nucleoside CNT transporter: protein MYLLINLVGILVLLGLSYLLSFNKREIALKPIIILFVLQLATTWFMLSTDIGGQVITWISDFFLWLIDSSMSGVNFVFGDFAPLDGSVYTFFMNVLMPIIFVVVFFDILTHFGILPALINAVGWAFSKIAKTPRFESFYSIQVMFLGNNEALAVTRTQLNKMSDKRLLTVAMISMSCVSAPMLSSYLQLLDAKYVLTAIPLNAIGALIITSIINPYRVTAEEDIVYTPSKEEKGNFFDMISKSMMTGGKLALIIAVMLIGFVSLITAINTILGLFHDQLTLQNIFGVVFSPISFLMGVDFSQIFTVGQLMGEKIVLNEFVAMTSLSEFMSSLTPHTEAVISTFLVSFCNFTTIGIILGSMQALFGDVRAKFISKYTWLLLASGILVSSLTAMVVGLFVW, encoded by the coding sequence ATGTATTTATTGATAAACCTTGTTGGAATTTTAGTCTTATTAGGGCTAAGCTATCTTTTGTCATTCAATAAAAGGGAAATCGCTTTAAAGCCTATTATTATCTTATTTGTTCTGCAATTAGCGACAACTTGGTTTATGTTATCCACGGATATTGGCGGACAAGTGATCACCTGGATCTCTGACTTCTTCTTATGGTTAATTGATAGTTCCATGTCTGGGGTAAACTTTGTGTTTGGAGATTTTGCTCCCCTTGACGGCTCTGTCTATACGTTCTTTATGAATGTACTCATGCCGATTATCTTTGTTGTTGTATTTTTTGATATCCTTACCCATTTTGGTATTTTGCCAGCTCTGATTAACGCGGTCGGTTGGGCATTCTCCAAAATAGCAAAAACTCCGCGTTTCGAAAGTTTCTATTCGATTCAGGTTATGTTTCTTGGGAATAATGAGGCTTTGGCCGTAACCCGTACTCAGCTCAATAAAATGAGTGACAAACGGCTGCTAACCGTTGCCATGATAAGTATGTCCTGTGTTAGTGCACCGATGCTGAGTTCCTACTTGCAGCTGCTAGACGCTAAATATGTACTGACTGCCATTCCACTGAATGCCATTGGAGCACTTATCATCACCTCTATCATTAATCCGTACCGTGTTACGGCTGAAGAGGATATTGTATATACTCCATCCAAAGAGGAAAAAGGTAATTTCTTTGATATGATCTCAAAAAGTATGATGACAGGCGGTAAACTGGCATTGATTATTGCGGTCATGCTGATTGGTTTTGTCTCCCTGATTACCGCAATCAACACGATTTTGGGATTATTTCATGATCAGCTCACGCTTCAGAACATCTTTGGTGTTGTCTTCTCACCAATTAGCTTCTTAATGGGTGTAGATTTCTCACAGATCTTCACTGTAGGTCAATTAATGGGCGAGAAAATTGTTTTGAATGAGTTTGTTGCTATGACGAGTTTAAGTGAATTTATGTCCAGCTTAACTCCGCATACGGAAGCTGTTATTTCTACGTTCCTTGTATCATTCTGTAACTTTACAACGATTGGTATTATCCTTGGCAGTATGCAGGCCTTGTTCGGTGATGTAAGAGCAAAATTTATATCCAAATATACATGGCTGCTGTTAGCAAGCGGTATACTCGTATCCAGTCTAACGGCAATGGTTGTAGGACTGTTTGTTTGGTAA
- a CDS encoding cupin domain-containing protein, which produces MQRQDAQYYVSKLGLEPHPEGGYYKRTFESQEQTSDQELSVNFEGTRKLYTSIYFLLGSNDISHFHRLKSDELWYYHAGSPLTIHVIDENGEYKAHKLGINLEQGEVPQILVPKNSIFGSSVMDEDTFSLVGCMVSPGFEFRDFEMFTQEQLLATYPEHKEIIMKLAYEVLPD; this is translated from the coding sequence ATGCAAAGACAAGACGCGCAATATTATGTATCGAAGCTAGGTCTCGAGCCACATCCCGAGGGCGGATATTATAAAAGAACTTTCGAATCTCAGGAACAGACCTCAGATCAAGAACTGAGTGTAAATTTTGAAGGAACTAGAAAGCTTTATACCAGTATCTATTTCCTTCTCGGTTCAAATGATATCTCTCATTTCCATCGTTTGAAATCTGATGAGCTATGGTACTATCATGCAGGAAGCCCGCTTACGATTCATGTCATTGATGAGAATGGTGAATATAAAGCGCACAAATTAGGAATCAATTTGGAGCAAGGCGAAGTGCCTCAGATTCTCGTTCCTAAAAATTCAATCTTCGGTTCCTCTGTGATGGATGAAGATACTTTCTCTCTCGTTGGATGCATGGTGTCACCTGGATTTGAATTCCGAGATTTCGAAATGTTTACACAAGAGCAGCTCTTGGCTACATACCCTGAGCATAAAGAAATCATCATGAAGTTAGCTTATGAGGTACTCCCAGATTAG
- a CDS encoding malate:quinone oxidoreductase — translation MSNRQTETDVILIGAGIMSATLGTLLKELVPNWNIKVFEKLASAGEESSNEWNNAGTGHAALCELNYTTEKADGSIDINKAVNVNEQFQVSMQFWSYLVKSNLIRNPHDFIMPLPHISLVHGEKDVAFLKKRYDTMIGNPLFQGMEFSSDPKKLEEWIPLIMKDRKTNEPIAATKMEAGTDVNFGALTRMLFGHLKNKNVDIKFKHSVEDIKRNSNGSWELKVRNGSGQVERHTAKFVFVGGGGGSLPLLQKSGIPEGKHIGGFPISGLFMVCNNPEVIAKHHAKVYGKAKVGAPPMSVPHLDTRFIDNKKSLLFGPFAGFSPKFLKTGSMFDLIGSVKPNNVLTMLAAGAKNMSLTKYLIQQVMLSKEKRMEELREFIPDAKSEDWDLLVSGQRVQVIKDTKAGGKGTLQFGTEVVSASDGSIAALLGASPGASTAVPVMLEVIEKCFPEHLNNWKPKLKEMIPSYGMSLMKNPDLIRQIHTSTARTLGLNNGELQSSIK, via the coding sequence ATGAGCAACAGACAAACCGAAACAGACGTAATCTTAATTGGTGCTGGAATCATGAGTGCGACTTTAGGGACATTGCTAAAAGAATTAGTACCGAACTGGAACATTAAAGTATTTGAAAAGTTAGCAAGTGCAGGTGAGGAAAGCTCTAATGAGTGGAACAATGCAGGAACGGGTCATGCCGCACTCTGTGAGCTTAACTACACAACTGAAAAAGCAGATGGCTCAATCGATATCAATAAAGCAGTAAATGTGAATGAACAGTTTCAAGTATCTATGCAGTTTTGGTCTTATCTAGTAAAAAGTAATTTGATTCGCAATCCACATGATTTTATTATGCCATTACCCCATATTAGTCTAGTACATGGCGAAAAAGATGTAGCATTTTTGAAAAAACGTTATGATACAATGATCGGCAATCCTCTGTTTCAAGGCATGGAGTTTTCCAGTGATCCAAAGAAACTAGAGGAATGGATTCCGCTTATTATGAAAGATCGCAAAACAAATGAGCCTATCGCTGCCACTAAGATGGAAGCAGGTACGGATGTAAACTTTGGAGCTTTAACGCGGATGTTATTTGGCCACTTAAAGAACAAAAACGTGGACATCAAATTTAAACATAGTGTCGAAGATATAAAACGAAACAGTAATGGATCGTGGGAATTAAAAGTACGAAATGGCAGCGGTCAGGTTGAGCGCCATACCGCTAAATTTGTTTTTGTTGGCGGCGGAGGCGGCAGTCTTCCCTTACTACAAAAGTCAGGAATCCCTGAAGGCAAACATATTGGCGGATTCCCAATCAGCGGACTTTTCATGGTGTGTAATAACCCAGAAGTGATCGCTAAACATCATGCTAAAGTGTATGGCAAAGCAAAAGTAGGAGCACCGCCTATGTCAGTTCCGCATCTAGATACAAGATTTATTGATAATAAAAAATCATTACTTTTTGGACCTTTTGCCGGCTTCTCACCCAAATTTTTAAAGACGGGATCAATGTTCGATTTGATCGGTTCCGTAAAACCCAACAATGTGCTCACGATGCTCGCAGCTGGAGCTAAAAATATGTCTTTAACAAAATATCTCATTCAACAAGTGATGTTATCCAAAGAAAAACGGATGGAAGAACTGCGAGAATTCATTCCCGATGCCAAAAGCGAAGATTGGGATTTGCTTGTATCAGGACAGCGCGTCCAAGTTATTAAAGATACCAAGGCTGGAGGCAAAGGGACTCTGCAATTTGGTACGGAAGTGGTAAGTGCCTCGGATGGCTCAATTGCTGCTTTACTGGGCGCTTCTCCAGGGGCTTCGACCGCTGTTCCTGTTATGCTTGAAGTGATTGAGAAATGCTTCCCTGAGCATTTGAACAATTGGAAACCGAAATTAAAAGAAATGATTCCTTCCTACGGAATGTCTTTAATGAAGAATCCTGATCTTATCCGTCAAATTCATACTTCTACTGCACGGACACTCGGTCTAAACAATGGTGAACTACAATCGTCCATCAAGTAG